A single region of the Thermococcus zilligii AN1 genome encodes:
- a CDS encoding phosphoadenosine phosphosulfate reductase domain-containing protein, with protein MGKPVFLGKAYVNWCGECNVPLIGDSCAVHGKEALFRLDITPPGDLRFAFEKDIEFIRSVFREHYGVDPGELFDGKVVLLNKTPGEDDVYEIILDGYVFGWVRFDPLGLKWKPGLKVEGAIALWKRFGKSMKKWVIIDRGAVEPILNGSNLLAVGVIEAEPSIRRGDDVVLISEEGDVVATGIAKKDYTGLTSRERGTGVKVRHQKSVNYREGKKATMEEVLRANSIELEKKVEEARRFMRKTASRYSDLPVAVAFSGGKDSLAVLGLALEEFGGDFTVFFNNTGIEFPETLEYVEELRRELEPKGVKFIVADAGDAFWRAINVFSPPGRDYRWCCKVTKLGPITLAIKENYPKGVLMFVGQRKYESINRFNQPRVWRNPWVPNETGASPIFHWRALETWLYLFSRKLKYNPLYEDRLDRIGCFLCPSSSLAELYTLKEEKPELWGRWESELRRWQKRFNMPDEWITYGFWRWKKLSRGEKAIAGELGVEIPGERSWEPVRVEIRETGEGYELEFSTVLNKKRILEVAPILGEVKVEESVVKAGEVEFLTGTRKAKAPNVEEAWNAYYLVKRAYECVGCGVCVGKCPEGALSIDERSKKIVVDRDSCVHCRECMEVCPLLKIKNPREGSQL; from the coding sequence ATGGGGAAGCCCGTCTTCCTTGGCAAGGCTTACGTCAACTGGTGCGGAGAGTGCAACGTCCCGCTCATCGGGGACTCCTGCGCCGTCCATGGAAAGGAAGCCCTCTTCAGGCTTGACATAACTCCCCCGGGCGATTTAAGGTTCGCTTTTGAGAAGGACATCGAGTTCATCCGCTCTGTTTTCAGGGAGCACTACGGCGTTGACCCCGGCGAGCTCTTTGACGGCAAGGTGGTCCTCCTCAACAAAACCCCCGGCGAGGATGATGTCTATGAGATAATCCTTGACGGCTACGTCTTCGGCTGGGTGCGCTTTGACCCGCTCGGGCTCAAATGGAAGCCCGGGCTCAAGGTGGAGGGGGCGATTGCCCTCTGGAAGCGCTTTGGAAAGTCCATGAAAAAGTGGGTAATCATCGACAGGGGCGCGGTTGAACCCATTCTGAACGGCTCCAACCTCCTCGCGGTCGGGGTAATCGAGGCCGAGCCGAGCATAAGGCGCGGGGATGATGTCGTCCTAATCTCGGAGGAGGGGGACGTCGTTGCCACCGGGATAGCGAAGAAGGACTACACGGGGTTAACCAGCAGGGAGCGCGGCACGGGAGTGAAGGTCAGACACCAGAAGTCTGTCAACTACCGCGAGGGGAAGAAAGCAACGATGGAGGAAGTTCTCCGTGCTAACAGCATCGAGCTCGAGAAGAAGGTGGAGGAAGCGAGGCGCTTCATGAGGAAGACCGCGAGCAGGTATTCAGACCTTCCGGTGGCAGTAGCATTCTCCGGCGGAAAGGACAGCCTGGCCGTCCTCGGGCTGGCTTTGGAGGAGTTCGGGGGAGACTTCACAGTCTTCTTCAACAACACCGGCATAGAATTCCCGGAGACGCTTGAATACGTGGAAGAGCTGAGGAGGGAGCTCGAGCCAAAGGGGGTGAAGTTCATAGTTGCCGACGCCGGCGACGCCTTCTGGAGGGCGATAAATGTTTTTTCGCCGCCTGGAAGGGACTACCGCTGGTGCTGTAAGGTCACAAAGCTCGGCCCGATAACGCTCGCCATAAAAGAGAACTATCCCAAAGGCGTCCTCATGTTCGTTGGCCAGAGGAAGTACGAGAGCATAAACCGTTTTAACCAGCCCAGAGTGTGGAGGAACCCCTGGGTGCCGAACGAGACCGGCGCTTCGCCCATATTCCACTGGCGCGCGCTGGAGACGTGGCTCTACCTGTTCTCCAGGAAACTGAAGTACAACCCCCTCTACGAGGACCGCCTGGACAGGATAGGCTGCTTCCTCTGTCCCAGCTCTTCCCTGGCCGAGCTCTACACGCTGAAGGAGGAGAAGCCCGAACTCTGGGGCAGGTGGGAGAGCGAGCTCAGGCGCTGGCAGAAACGCTTCAACATGCCGGACGAGTGGATCACCTACGGTTTCTGGCGCTGGAAGAAGTTGAGCAGGGGCGAGAAAGCCATTGCGGGAGAACTCGGCGTTGAAATTCCCGGGGAGCGCTCCTGGGAGCCGGTGAGGGTGGAGATAAGGGAAACCGGGGAAGGCTACGAGCTGGAGTTCAGCACGGTTCTCAACAAAAAGCGCATCCTTGAGGTAGCCCCAATACTCGGCGAGGTCAAGGTGGAGGAGAGCGTCGTTAAGGCGGGAGAAGTGGAGTTTCTGACGGGAACGAGGAAAGCTAAGGCCCCCAACGTGGAGGAAGCCTGGAACGCCTACTATCTTGTAAAGAGGGCCTACGAGTGCGTTGGCTGTGGTGTCTGCGTTGGAAAATGCCCGGAGGGAGCTTTGAGCATAGATGAGAGGAGCAAGAAGATAGTGGTCGACCGGGACAGCTGCGTTCACTGCAGGGAGTGCATGGAGGTCTGCCCGCTGCTGAAGATCAAGAACCCGAGGGAGGGGAGCCAGCTCTGA
- the purM gene encoding phosphoribosylformylglycinamidine cyclo-ligase, translating into MLTYAQAGVDDEKTTIALRGIISLAEATFEFRKGKIGEPVEEIGHYAAVLDFGDFYLAMKTDGVGTKVLVAEAVGKFDTIGIDMIAMNVNDLLCVGAEPVALVDYLAVREPDEKVFSEIARGLYEGARQAGIAIVGGETAVMPDLINGFDLAGMAIGIIGDKKVITGEAIRPGDAVIGISSSGIHSNGLTLARKLLIPKYGLDYEYEGKKLWEWLLEPTRIYVRPVLELLKSVNVHGLAHITGSGLLNLRRLTNYGFSLEMPPMGGIFRLIHDSGVPLEEMFRVFNMGVGMMAIVPREEKEEALEVLNRYYESFELGTVTREPGIRVENYGVRL; encoded by the coding sequence ATGCTGACCTACGCCCAGGCCGGAGTCGATGACGAGAAAACTACCATAGCCCTGAGGGGGATAATATCGCTCGCAGAGGCAACCTTCGAGTTCAGGAAAGGCAAAATCGGCGAACCGGTTGAGGAAATCGGCCACTACGCCGCTGTTCTGGATTTCGGGGACTTCTATCTTGCCATGAAGACAGACGGCGTTGGAACGAAGGTTTTAGTTGCGGAAGCTGTCGGAAAGTTCGACACGATCGGTATAGACATGATAGCAATGAACGTTAACGACCTGCTCTGCGTCGGGGCGGAGCCGGTCGCTCTCGTTGACTATTTAGCCGTCAGGGAACCGGACGAGAAAGTCTTCTCCGAGATAGCCAGGGGGCTCTACGAGGGGGCCAGGCAGGCGGGGATAGCGATAGTTGGCGGCGAGACGGCGGTTATGCCCGACCTCATAAACGGCTTTGACCTGGCGGGGATGGCCATTGGCATTATCGGGGACAAAAAAGTCATAACCGGTGAAGCAATAAGGCCCGGCGATGCAGTCATAGGGATTTCCAGCTCCGGGATCCATTCCAATGGCCTAACGCTGGCGAGGAAGCTTTTGATCCCAAAATACGGCCTTGATTATGAGTATGAAGGCAAAAAGCTCTGGGAGTGGCTTTTGGAGCCGACGAGAATATACGTCAGGCCAGTTCTTGAGCTCCTTAAGAGCGTCAATGTTCACGGACTGGCGCACATAACCGGCAGCGGGCTGCTCAACCTCAGGCGTCTCACAAACTACGGCTTCTCGCTGGAGATGCCCCCGATGGGGGGAATCTTCAGGCTCATCCACGATAGCGGCGTCCCCCTGGAGGAGATGTTCAGGGTATTCAACATGGGTGTTGGCATGATGGCCATAGTGCCCCGGGAGGAGAAGGAGGAAGCCCTCGAAGTCCTCAACAGGTATTACGAGAGCTTTGAGCTTGGAACCGTCACGAGGGAGCCGGGGATAAGGGTGGAGAACTACGGGGTAAGGCTTTAA
- the purF gene encoding amidophosphoribosyltransferase yields the protein MREKCGIFATVSEDAPKKAYYALIALQHRGQESAGISVWRHRIRTLSGLGLVQDVFRGPVLAKLKSNLAIAHVRYSTSGSPTETQPLETECCGKRIAVAHNGTLTNFLPLRREYEKRGVKFHHSIDSELLGVSFLWHLRESNDEFEAMKAVFDEVKGAYSVAFLFDGKILVARDPVGFRPLSYGRGDGHYFASEDPAIGLFVEERERIRDVKPGEVFLLDGESVESRVMAEERHHGCVFEYIYFARPDSTIDGVNVYSARVRMGRELAKESPASGEVVIDVPDSGRAAALGFSMESGIPYAEGLIKNRYIGRTFITPGQFNRELKVRLKLSPVREVVGGKRVVLVDDSIVRGTTMRRIVSMLREAGAREVHVRIASPPIRHPCYMGIDIPTRHELIAAFGSVENVREAIGADSLAYLSVEGLKRAVGREELCMACLTGDYPEWAFRF from the coding sequence TTGAGGGAGAAGTGCGGTATCTTTGCGACGGTCTCAGAGGACGCACCAAAGAAAGCCTACTACGCCCTCATAGCCCTCCAGCACCGCGGACAGGAGAGCGCCGGGATAAGCGTCTGGAGGCACAGGATAAGGACGCTTTCTGGGTTAGGCCTCGTACAGGACGTTTTCAGGGGGCCCGTTTTAGCCAAGCTCAAATCAAACCTCGCGATAGCCCACGTCCGCTATTCAACGTCGGGCTCCCCCACCGAGACCCAGCCTCTCGAGACGGAGTGCTGTGGAAAGAGAATAGCCGTAGCCCACAACGGGACGCTCACAAACTTCCTGCCGCTAAGGAGGGAGTACGAGAAAAGGGGGGTTAAATTCCACCACTCAATTGATTCCGAGCTCCTCGGGGTTTCCTTCCTCTGGCACCTCAGGGAGAGCAACGACGAGTTCGAGGCCATGAAAGCCGTTTTTGACGAGGTTAAAGGCGCCTACTCGGTTGCATTTCTCTTCGACGGGAAGATACTTGTGGCGAGGGATCCCGTTGGCTTCAGGCCCCTCAGCTACGGGAGGGGAGACGGCCACTACTTCGCGAGCGAGGACCCGGCCATAGGGCTCTTCGTGGAGGAGAGGGAGAGGATAAGGGACGTTAAGCCCGGGGAAGTCTTTCTGCTGGACGGGGAATCTGTGGAGAGCAGGGTCATGGCAGAGGAAAGGCACCACGGTTGCGTTTTTGAATACATCTATTTCGCCAGGCCGGATAGTACCATCGACGGCGTCAACGTCTATTCGGCGAGGGTCAGGATGGGCAGGGAACTCGCAAAAGAAAGCCCCGCCAGCGGAGAAGTAGTCATAGATGTTCCCGACTCTGGAAGGGCCGCCGCACTCGGCTTTTCGATGGAGAGCGGGATTCCCTACGCCGAGGGGCTGATAAAGAATCGCTACATAGGGAGAACTTTCATAACGCCGGGCCAGTTCAACCGCGAGCTGAAGGTTAGGCTGAAGCTTTCGCCGGTGAGGGAAGTCGTGGGCGGGAAGAGGGTGGTTTTGGTTGACGACTCCATAGTCAGAGGCACTACGATGAGGAGGATAGTTTCCATGCTCAGGGAGGCCGGGGCAAGGGAGGTGCATGTGAGGATAGCGTCGCCACCGATAAGGCACCCCTGCTACATGGGGATAGACATACCGACGAGGCACGAGCTCATAGCGGCCTTTGGGAGCGTTGAAAATGTCAGGGAAGCGATAGGGGCTGACAGTCTGGCATACCTGAGCGTCGAAGGCTTGAAAAGGGCAGTTGGCAGGGAAGAGCTCTGCATGGCCTGCCTCACGGGGGATTACCCAGAGTGGGCGTTCAGGTTCTAA
- a CDS encoding serine/threonine-protein kinase: MKDATLWDVPPKSVTIQFRDIPYVYFEGLPFPVALTGPGGKTLQNKAMSDKEFEEKLGRAVLQLMSDGEVQRLISGLINEYGEIENLNVNFAPSTLEFNGFSASLKNPSGGVHRWNINLEWGSIVLRPEKGNQVLQRIPLGQEVVNKLRNAASELMELMEIAKTGNDVKSGDRKVIPIEVTERTSTPQTPPTSAPAPAGLQLPPEFPPQLAYKYTEVELIGKGGFANVYKAKRRDDGKIVALKIPHIDERTSSLFIKEVAAWYNLNHKNIVRLYRADILPVPYLEMEFVEGAEVDGKLARDLDKYPKPVDEKTALKLIEGIAEGLKHAHSKGIYHLDLKPLNILLKSDLTPKITDWGLAKISARSSLSQHYGYSPLYAAPEQLDEAAFGVPDHRTDIYQLGLIFYELLTGELPYKATSPGALVGKILHSKPEPVSGIKPDLKKFDSIFEKLLAKRKEDRYQSVDEFLSALESLEELEREKEELRKTSLAMRKSRSREEFERLKAESVRKTVKIAILSAKLNDKAELLAALEELKFYTVGQLDDLLNAIEQVESLLREGIPISAEVEEMVRALVLRIEGEVLRSGK, translated from the coding sequence ATGAAGGATGCAACACTGTGGGACGTTCCGCCGAAAAGTGTAACGATACAGTTTAGAGACATTCCTTACGTCTACTTTGAAGGTCTCCCTTTCCCGGTAGCGCTAACCGGTCCTGGAGGAAAAACCCTTCAGAACAAGGCCATGTCCGATAAGGAATTCGAGGAAAAGCTGGGCAGAGCCGTTTTGCAGCTGATGAGTGACGGTGAGGTTCAGAGGTTGATCTCGGGCCTCATAAATGAATACGGCGAAATAGAGAACCTCAACGTCAACTTCGCACCATCGACCCTGGAGTTCAACGGCTTCTCTGCCTCCCTGAAAAACCCCTCAGGCGGGGTCCACCGCTGGAACATCAACCTGGAATGGGGTAGCATAGTCCTCAGGCCGGAGAAAGGAAACCAAGTCCTCCAGAGAATCCCCCTCGGTCAGGAGGTAGTTAATAAACTTAGAAACGCCGCGTCGGAGCTGATGGAGCTCATGGAAATTGCCAAAACTGGAAATGACGTTAAGTCTGGGGACAGGAAGGTAATCCCCATCGAGGTCACCGAGAGGACATCAACTCCACAAACACCCCCTACCTCAGCGCCCGCCCCTGCGGGACTCCAGCTCCCGCCCGAATTCCCACCCCAACTGGCTTACAAATACACCGAAGTGGAACTGATAGGAAAAGGCGGCTTTGCTAACGTTTACAAAGCCAAACGCAGGGATGACGGCAAAATCGTCGCCCTCAAAATACCGCACATAGACGAGAGGACGAGTTCGCTCTTCATCAAGGAGGTTGCGGCGTGGTATAATTTAAACCACAAGAACATTGTAAGGCTTTACCGGGCTGACATTCTCCCCGTCCCGTACCTTGAAATGGAGTTCGTTGAGGGGGCGGAAGTTGACGGGAAGCTCGCCAGAGACCTCGACAAGTATCCAAAACCCGTTGACGAGAAAACTGCCCTAAAACTCATCGAAGGCATTGCCGAGGGGTTAAAGCACGCCCACTCGAAGGGGATTTACCACCTCGACCTCAAGCCGTTGAACATTCTCTTGAAAAGTGATTTGACGCCCAAAATCACCGACTGGGGGCTGGCAAAGATAAGCGCGAGGAGTTCCCTGAGCCAGCACTACGGGTACTCCCCGCTTTATGCGGCCCCAGAACAGCTTGACGAGGCGGCCTTTGGCGTCCCGGACCACAGGACGGACATCTACCAGCTCGGCCTCATCTTCTACGAGCTTTTAACCGGAGAACTCCCGTATAAGGCGACTTCACCGGGGGCACTCGTCGGCAAAATCCTTCACTCAAAGCCCGAACCGGTATCGGGGATTAAGCCCGACCTCAAGAAGTTCGATAGCATCTTTGAGAAGCTCTTAGCGAAGAGGAAGGAGGACCGTTATCAGAGCGTTGATGAGTTTTTGTCGGCCCTGGAATCCCTCGAGGAGCTGGAGAGGGAAAAAGAGGAGCTCAGGAAGACGAGTTTGGCAATGAGAAAGAGCCGCTCGCGGGAGGAGTTCGAGCGCTTGAAGGCAGAGAGCGTGAGGAAGACGGTAAAGATAGCCATCCTAAGTGCCAAGCTAAACGACAAGGCCGAGCTTTTGGCGGCTTTGGAGGAGCTAAAGTTCTACACGGTGGGGCAACTCGACGACTTGCTCAACGCCATAGAACAGGTTGAGTCCCTCCTCAGGGAAGGGATTCCGATAAGCGCCGAAGTCGAGGAGATGGTGAGGGCGTTGGTCCTCAGGATTGAGGGGGAGGTTTTGAGGTCGGGCAAGTAG
- a CDS encoding HVO_0476 family zinc finger protein, which translates to MEEISVCPECGSENVEVIRERGRELTLRCNECNNVWHVTLPRLVKVPLVVSKHEVSFKTFAELPEGEEISVGDIVETEEDEVRITGIELEENRRVNRARVGEVKTLWGESLTYPKVIKVSIYLPGGMTQSFRVMVPRDEEFAVGEVVEVGGYTFKIEKIKTEGKMLQNGKARAEEIMALMGHPITGAKARRSLKLYRGYEEES; encoded by the coding sequence ATGGAGGAGATATCTGTCTGCCCCGAGTGCGGGAGCGAGAACGTTGAGGTGATAAGGGAGAGGGGGAGGGAGCTAACGCTGAGATGTAACGAGTGCAACAACGTCTGGCACGTTACGCTTCCCAGGCTGGTTAAGGTTCCCCTCGTGGTCAGCAAGCACGAGGTCAGCTTCAAAACCTTCGCGGAGCTTCCGGAGGGCGAGGAGATCAGCGTGGGCGACATAGTGGAGACCGAAGAAGACGAGGTTCGGATTACGGGCATAGAACTGGAGGAGAACAGGCGCGTCAACCGGGCCAGGGTGGGGGAGGTCAAGACCCTCTGGGGCGAGAGTTTAACCTACCCGAAGGTCATCAAGGTGTCCATCTACCTGCCCGGGGGTATGACGCAGTCCTTCCGCGTCATGGTTCCGAGGGATGAGGAGTTCGCGGTTGGGGAGGTCGTCGAGGTTGGCGGCTACACCTTCAAAATCGAGAAGATCAAGACGGAGGGAAAGATGCTCCAAAACGGAAAGGCCCGGGCAGAGGAGATAATGGCCCTGATGGGGCACCCCATCACGGGGGCCAAGGCCAGGAGAAGCCTTAAACTTTACCGGGGCTATGAGGAGGAATCCTGA
- the purC gene encoding phosphoribosylaminoimidazolesuccinocarboxamide synthase — protein MQVYEGKAKRVIPLDEGKVVMEFKDDATAFDGSKRAQFRGKGWLNAQISAHLFRVLEEKGIKTHFIGVAGDNKLIVERLDMYPLEVVVRNVVAGSLKKRLPLEEGTELKEPIVELYYKNDSLHDPMINYYHARILGIEEPEIKEMERIALRVNEVLKEYFRERGIILVDFKLEFGKNGRGEIVLGDEISPDTCRFWDAKTGKSLDKDVFRFDKGDLIEAYEELYARLTGETPGRE, from the coding sequence GTGCAGGTCTACGAGGGAAAGGCCAAGAGGGTTATCCCTCTCGACGAGGGAAAGGTCGTGATGGAGTTCAAGGACGATGCGACGGCCTTCGATGGGAGTAAGAGGGCCCAGTTCAGGGGCAAGGGCTGGCTCAACGCCCAGATAAGCGCCCACCTCTTCAGGGTTCTCGAGGAGAAGGGCATAAAGACGCACTTCATCGGCGTTGCAGGCGATAACAAGCTAATCGTCGAGAGGCTTGACATGTATCCCCTCGAGGTCGTGGTTAGGAACGTCGTTGCCGGAAGCCTGAAGAAGCGCCTCCCCCTGGAAGAGGGAACCGAGTTGAAGGAGCCAATAGTCGAGCTCTACTACAAGAACGACTCCCTCCACGACCCGATGATAAACTACTACCACGCAAGGATCCTCGGCATAGAGGAGCCTGAAATAAAGGAAATGGAGAGGATAGCCCTCAGAGTGAACGAAGTCCTTAAGGAGTACTTCAGGGAGCGCGGGATAATTCTGGTCGACTTCAAGCTCGAGTTCGGGAAGAACGGCAGGGGCGAGATTGTCCTGGGCGATGAGATAAGCCCGGACACCTGCCGCTTCTGGGACGCGAAAACCGGAAAGAGCCTCGACAAAGACGTGTTCCGCTTTGACAAGGGCGACCTCATTGAGGCCTACGAGGAGCTCTACGCAAGGCTCACGGGCGAAACTCCGGGTCGTGAATGA
- the guaB gene encoding IMP dehydrogenase: MGKFEQKLVNALRAYTFDDVLLIPQATEVEPKDVDVSTQITPRVRLNIPILSAAMDTVTEWEMAVAMAREGGLGVIHRNMSIEEQVEQVKKVKRAERFIVEEVISISPEETVDYALFLMEKNDIDGLPVIEDGKVVGVISKKDIAVKQGKLVKDVMTAEPITVPESVTTGEALNLMFEHRIDRLPVVDGNGKLVGIITMSDLAKRRKYRNAVRDENGDLIVAAAVGPFDLERAKALDKAGVDTIVVDTAHAHNLKAIKAMKEIRAAVDADLIVGNIANPKAVDDLTFADAVKVGIGPGSICTTRVVAGVGVPQLTAIALVADKAQEYGLYVIADGGIRYSGDIVKAIAAGADAVMLGSLLAGTKEAPGKEVVIDGRHYKQYRGMGSLGAMMKGGAERYYQKGHMKTQKFVPEGVEGVVPYRGTVSDVLYQLVGGLRSGMGYVGAANIRELKEKGEFVIITDAGIRESHPHDIFITNEAPNYPAGK; this comes from the coding sequence ATGGGAAAATTTGAGCAAAAACTTGTTAATGCCCTCAGGGCCTACACCTTCGACGACGTTCTTCTGATACCGCAGGCCACCGAGGTCGAGCCGAAGGACGTTGACGTTTCAACCCAGATCACCCCCAGGGTGAGGCTCAACATACCAATCCTCAGCGCCGCGATGGACACCGTTACCGAGTGGGAGATGGCGGTCGCGATGGCGAGGGAGGGCGGCCTCGGGGTAATCCACAGGAACATGAGCATTGAGGAGCAGGTCGAGCAGGTCAAGAAGGTCAAAAGGGCGGAGCGCTTCATAGTTGAAGAGGTCATATCGATTTCCCCGGAGGAGACCGTTGACTACGCCCTGTTCCTGATGGAGAAGAACGACATAGACGGGCTCCCCGTTATCGAGGACGGGAAAGTTGTCGGCGTCATAAGCAAGAAGGACATAGCCGTGAAACAGGGAAAACTCGTGAAGGACGTTATGACGGCCGAGCCCATAACGGTTCCCGAGAGCGTGACCACTGGGGAGGCCCTTAACCTCATGTTCGAGCACAGGATAGACAGGCTACCCGTGGTTGACGGGAACGGCAAACTCGTGGGGATAATCACGATGAGTGATTTGGCGAAGCGCAGGAAGTACAGGAACGCCGTTAGAGACGAGAACGGGGACCTGATAGTTGCGGCCGCAGTCGGCCCCTTCGACCTCGAGAGGGCAAAGGCCCTCGATAAGGCGGGCGTTGATACCATAGTCGTCGACACTGCCCACGCCCACAACCTCAAGGCGATTAAAGCTATGAAGGAGATAAGGGCGGCCGTTGATGCAGATTTAATCGTCGGGAACATAGCCAACCCGAAGGCCGTTGACGACCTGACCTTTGCTGATGCCGTAAAGGTTGGAATCGGCCCGGGGAGCATATGCACCACCCGCGTGGTGGCTGGCGTTGGCGTCCCGCAGCTCACTGCAATAGCTCTCGTGGCCGATAAGGCCCAGGAATACGGGCTTTACGTCATAGCGGACGGCGGAATAAGGTATTCTGGGGACATCGTCAAGGCCATAGCGGCCGGAGCCGACGCCGTGATGCTCGGCTCCCTCCTGGCCGGGACAAAGGAAGCGCCAGGAAAAGAGGTCGTCATAGACGGCAGGCACTATAAACAGTACCGCGGGATGGGCTCGCTCGGGGCTATGATGAAGGGCGGTGCCGAGCGCTACTACCAGAAGGGCCACATGAAGACCCAAAAGTTCGTCCCGGAGGGCGTTGAGGGGGTTGTGCCCTACAGGGGCACTGTCAGCGACGTCCTCTACCAGCTCGTCGGCGGCCTCCGGTCTGGGATGGGCTACGTTGGGGCGGCAAACATCAGGGAGCTCAAGGAGAAGGGGGAGTTCGTGATAATCACTGATGCGGGGATAAGGGAGAGCCACCCGCACGACATTTTCATAACCAACGAGGCGCCGAACTACCCCGCGGGCAAGTGA
- the fdhF gene encoding formate dehydrogenase subunit alpha: MSGLRSVVCPYCGFGCKLLVDPKTLRVKPHHGEPNRGKLCPKGLHAAEVVTSKDRLKRPLKRVGSAMVPISWGRAIEEIANRLLEIRELYGPDAVAFIASSKVSNEENYLLQKIARLFGTNNIDNCARLCHEASVHALKLAVGTGAQTNPYEDLEGFNAILIWGYNPAETHPVVMDYILRAKRKGAKLIVVDVRETRTMALADYKLIIRPGTDITLANAMMHVVIREELYNEDFVRSRTRGFSEVKMTVRKYTPEYAERVTGIPAETIREAARAFALAGSGAIMWGMGLTQHVSGVENVLAIIDLALLLGYIGERGGLYPMRGQNNVQGAAYMGALSEFLPGYVPLTDRRFRKRVASIWGVEDLPTERGLYLTELWDEVEEGNLRALYIVGENPAVSEADFTRVREALRKLDLLVVQDIFPTRTARYAHYLLPAAAFCEKSGSYMNSERRIQWSEKACEPHADSKPDWEVLTMLGRALGLPGFNYSSVEEVTAEYFRLFPELEERTVEELKNPDGIFLPRKRLHTWEFATPDGKARLIAVEQISPWETPDEEYPLVLTTVRLISHYNTGEMTLRSPSLAKLAGEPEALISERDADKLGIADGDWVEIETRRGRIRMRAKVGGVPQGVVAVPFHFKANRLTGSALNKAGTPEFKYSACRVRKVPEGR, translated from the coding sequence GTGAGCGGGCTCAGGAGTGTTGTGTGCCCCTACTGCGGCTTTGGCTGTAAGTTGCTCGTAGACCCAAAAACCCTGAGAGTAAAACCCCACCACGGCGAGCCGAACAGGGGAAAGCTCTGCCCGAAAGGCCTCCACGCGGCTGAGGTGGTCACCTCAAAGGACAGGCTCAAGAGGCCCCTTAAGAGGGTCGGCTCCGCGATGGTTCCGATAAGCTGGGGCAGGGCTATTGAGGAGATAGCGAACAGACTCCTCGAAATCCGCGAGCTCTACGGCCCGGACGCGGTCGCTTTCATAGCTTCCTCAAAGGTCAGCAACGAGGAGAACTACCTCCTCCAGAAGATAGCCCGCCTATTTGGGACTAACAACATCGACAACTGTGCTCGCTTATGCCACGAGGCTTCTGTTCACGCCCTAAAGCTGGCCGTTGGGACAGGCGCTCAAACCAACCCCTACGAAGACCTCGAGGGCTTTAACGCGATACTCATCTGGGGCTACAACCCAGCGGAGACTCACCCGGTTGTCATGGATTATATCCTGAGGGCAAAGCGGAAGGGGGCAAAGTTAATCGTCGTTGACGTCAGGGAGACCAGGACTATGGCTCTTGCCGACTACAAGCTCATTATAAGGCCCGGAACCGACATAACCCTCGCCAACGCCATGATGCACGTGGTAATCCGGGAAGAGCTCTACAACGAGGACTTCGTCCGCTCCAGGACGAGGGGTTTCTCAGAGGTGAAGATGACTGTCAGGAAGTACACACCGGAGTACGCTGAGAGGGTAACCGGAATTCCGGCAGAGACCATAAGGGAAGCCGCGAGGGCCTTCGCCTTGGCTGGAAGCGGCGCGATAATGTGGGGGATGGGCCTTACACAGCACGTCTCCGGGGTTGAGAACGTCCTGGCCATTATAGACCTCGCCTTGCTGCTCGGCTACATTGGCGAGCGCGGTGGCCTCTACCCAATGCGAGGCCAGAACAACGTGCAGGGGGCGGCATACATGGGCGCGCTGAGCGAGTTCCTGCCAGGTTACGTTCCGCTGACAGATCGGCGCTTCAGGAAGCGCGTCGCCTCTATCTGGGGCGTTGAGGATCTTCCGACGGAGAGGGGGCTTTATCTGACGGAGCTCTGGGATGAGGTGGAGGAGGGCAACCTGAGGGCGCTCTACATCGTCGGCGAGAATCCAGCGGTTAGCGAGGCTGATTTCACACGGGTTAGAGAAGCCCTCAGAAAGCTCGACCTCCTCGTAGTTCAGGACATCTTCCCGACGAGAACGGCCCGCTACGCCCACTACCTCCTGCCGGCAGCGGCCTTCTGCGAGAAGAGCGGGAGCTACATGAACAGCGAGAGGAGAATCCAGTGGAGCGAAAAGGCCTGTGAACCCCACGCCGACTCAAAACCCGACTGGGAGGTTCTGACGATGCTCGGAAGGGCACTTGGCCTGCCAGGTTTCAACTACTCGAGCGTTGAGGAAGTAACGGCGGAATACTTCAGGCTCTTCCCGGAGCTTGAGGAAAGGACTGTAGAAGAGCTGAAGAACCCGGACGGAATTTTCCTGCCGAGGAAGAGGCTCCACACCTGGGAGTTCGCAACACCCGACGGAAAGGCGAGGCTTATAGCGGTTGAGCAGATATCGCCCTGGGAGACGCCCGATGAGGAATACCCCTTAGTTCTCACCACGGTGAGGCTGATAAGCCACTACAACACCGGTGAAATGACGCTCAGGAGCCCCTCACTTGCCAAGCTGGCTGGAGAACCGGAGGCGCTGATAAGCGAAAGGGACGCGGATAAGCTTGGGATCGCCGATGGGGACTGGGTGGAGATAGAGACGAGGCGCGGAAGGATAAGGATGCGCGCGAAGGTTGGCGGTGTCCCCCAGGGAGTTGTTGCGGTCCCCTTCCACTTCAAGGCCAACAGGCTCACCGGCTCGGCCCTCAACAAGGCGGGAACGCCGGAGTTCAAGTATTCGGCCTGCAGGGTGAGGAAAGTTCCGGAAGGCCGTTGA